The stretch of DNA TCTGGGAGCTTCTTAAAGTAGCGCGCCTTTTTGATAAACCGTTTATCGGATAGGGGAAGGGCGACGATGTTCTCGGCGAAAACTGCGCTCCCAAGGCTTAAGCCACAGAGAGCGCTTATGGATGAGCTGAGGAATTCCCGTCTGGTAAAATCGTTTTCTTTTTCCATAGCTATCAACCCCTTATGATCTCGAGCCTGTCAAGCCTTGCCTCCCCCAATCCGTAGGAGGCGGCGGTTTTTATATGCTTCGGAGGTCTTCCTTCGTCGGCTAATGAGGGAAGCCCCTCTTTTTTTCTCTTTTTCTCGATCAGATCGGCGCCAAGGGCATCAACCGCTACCGGGTTTTTGCTCACGATTATCCCCCCATATCGCCAAGCCCAAGGAGGTTTATACGATGGACCTCCATGATATTGGATGATGAGAGCATCGGCGACGACGAGTTTGAGTTTGCTCCTTATCACATAATGGTTGTTCAGATCGGCGATGTAGGGATCGCAGTTGTTATCGTGGTACTTGTTCGGATTATGGATGGCACCGAACATATTTTTAAGAGCGATAGAGACCCCAGCCAAATCGTGGTCCTTCACTATGGGAAGGTTGATGAGAGCGGTTATCCTCTCGGTGAGGATCCTGCTGAAACAGCTTCCCACCTCGCCGGAGAAACGAGGGGCATCCTCATAACCCACTCCCTCTTCGTCGGTACCATAACAGCGAACCCCTTTCCCCGATTTCCTGATGGTGAAACCCGCTCGTCTAAGCTCCCGGCTCGTCCTTTCCCAGAGGATGATGTTCTCCTCCGGGATACCAGCGAGTGTAAGTCCAGAGACTATGGCTGAGACGAGTTCCGGTTTCGGGGAGAGCGGTCTTCCGGCAAGACAGGAGAGTTTTATTCCCACGATATCGGCAGG from Acidobacteriota bacterium encodes:
- a CDS encoding DUF362 domain-containing protein; its protein translation is MGKASRREFIKKLLALPPLLGIGIKRRGANTFSFPIAQTPPSTPTAGKSRVVLVKNARVIDGRNRVNRTVISKMVNQAVMNLTGKSDPKSAWEMLFSPADIVGIKLSCLAGRPLSPKPELVSAIVSGLTLAGIPEENIILWERTSRELRRAGFTIRKSGKGVRCYGTDEEGVGYEDAPRFSGEVGSCFSRILTERITALINLPIVKDHDLAGVSIALKNMFGAIHNPNKYHDNNCDPYIADLNNHYVIRSKLKLVVADALIIQYHGGPSYKPPWAWRYGGIIVSKNPVAVDALGADLIEKKRKKEGLPSLADEGRPPKHIKTAASYGLGEARLDRLEIIRG